In one window of Helianthus annuus cultivar XRQ/B chromosome 17, HanXRQr2.0-SUNRISE, whole genome shotgun sequence DNA:
- the LOC110923746 gene encoding uncharacterized protein LOC110923746, translating to MKKSQFQWNPEAENAFREMKDCLIRLPTMTAPVKGEPLVMYLSASDKAVGAVLLVDRQGIQTPVYYVSRTLNDPETRYAIMEKLVLALIHASRRLRRYFANHVIHVLTNYNIGNILARPELSGRLAKWAIELGGHNVVFRPRPAIKGQVLADFMTEVPDDKDRECKAMERAKRQQSEEPWLLYTDGVSNENGAGAGLRLVSPEKHEFTYAIRLDFKSTNNEVEYEAFLASLRLAIKMGVKHIEAHVDSMLVAGQINGQYDAKGDVMALYLDQAKTLLQNFNSYKVHHINRSENKPADALSKLASTSFQRLAKDVRIEVLSNPSVPLRQVSIIQLGTTSWMALIIMYLQSGILPENKAEARKVQYKSEHYQMVDGILYRKSYLGPLLRCVDPEDANYLIHEVHEGICGIHAGPRMVVAKVMNAGYYWPGMHLDAVKVLRKCSGCQRHAPKTMRLKNELVPVTTVWPFQQ from the coding sequence ATGAAGAAAAGTCAGTTTCAGTGGAATCCGGAAGCCGAAAATGCATTCCGAGAAATGAAAGATTGCCTCATAAGATTGCCAACAATGACAGCACCAGTGAAAGGAGAACCTCTAGTGATGTACCTGTCAGCATCAGACAAAGCAGTCGGAGCAGTTCTGCTCGTGGACCGACAAGGCATACAGACACCAGTCTATTATGTGTCTCGCACTCTGAATGATCCGGAAACAAGGTATGCTATAATGGAGAAACTGGTGCTGGCATTGATTCACGCATCGAGACGACTACGCAGGTACTTCGCCAATCACGTCATTCACGTTTTAACAAATTACAACATTGGCAACATCCTCGCAAGGCCTGAGCTATCTGGAAGATTAGCGAAATGGGCTATAGAGTTGGGAGGCCACAACGTGGTTTTTAGACCAAGGCCAGCAATCAAAGGCCAGGTGTTGGCCGATTTCATGACCGAGGTGCCTGACGATAAAGACAGAGAATGCAAGGCAATGGAAAGAGCTAAAAGGCAACAGTCGGAAGAACCATGGCTGCTATACACAGATGGCGTGTCCAACGAGAATGGCGCAGGCGCGGGACTTAGGCTGGTAAGTCCAGAAAAGCATGAATTCACGTACGCCATCCGGCTAGACTTCAAGAGCACAAATAATGAAGTCGAATACGAAGCCTTTCTTGCCAGTCTGAGGTTAGCAATCAAGATGGGAGTCAAACACATCGAGGCGCATGTGGACTCCATGCTAGTAGCAGGGCAAATCAATGGCCAGTACGATGCCAAAGGAGATGTAATGGCACTTTACTTAGACCAAGCAAAAACATTGCTACAAAACTTCAATTCCTACAAGGTGCACCATATCAACCGAAGCGAGAATAAACCAGCAGACGCATTAAgtaaactcgcatccaccagTTTCCAGCGCCTAGCCAAGGATGTGCGCATTGAAGTTCTGAGCAATCCATCGGTACCGCTAAGGCAAGTGAGCATTATTCAATTGGGAACGACGTCTTGGATGGCTCTGATAATTATGTATCTCCAGTCTGGAATACTACCGGAAAACAAAGCCGAAGCAAGGAAAGTGCAGTACAAGTCCGAGCACTACCAGATGGTTGATGGAATTCTGTACCGGAAATCTTACTTAGGACCACTATTGAGATGCGTTGACCCAGAAGATGCAAACTACCTGATCCACGAAGTACATGAGGGCATCTGCGGCATTCATGCCGGCCCAAGAATGGTAGTAGCCAAAGTTATGAACGCCGGATATTACTGGCCTGGAATGCATCTAGATGCGGTAAAGGTTCTGAGGAAATGCAGCGGCTGTCAGAGACACGCTCCGAAGACAATGCGCCTCAAAAATGAACTAGTCCCAGTGACAACAGTGTGGCCGTTTCAACAATGA